Proteins found in one Papio anubis isolate 15944 chromosome 13, Panubis1.0, whole genome shotgun sequence genomic segment:
- the TMEM203 gene encoding transmembrane protein 203, with translation MLFSLRELVQWLGFATFEIFVHLLALLVFSVLLALRVDGLVPGLSWWNVFVPFFAADGLSTYFTTIVSVRLFQDGEKRLAVLRLFWVLTVLSLKFVFEMLLCQKLAEQTRELWFGLITSPVFILLQLLMIRACRVN, from the coding sequence ATGCTCTTCTCGCTCCGGGAGCTGGTGCAGTGGCTAGGCTTCGCCACCTTCGAGATCTTCGTGCACCTGCTGGCCCTGCTGGTGTTCTCTGTGCTGCTGGCACTGCGTGTGGATGGCCTGGTCCCGGGCCTCTCCTGGTGGAACGTGTTCGTGCCTTTCTTCGCCGCTGACGGGCTCAGCACCTACTTCACCACCATCGTGTCCGTGCGCCTCTTCCAGGATGGAGAGAAGCGGCTGGCGGTGCTCCGCCTTTTCTGGGTCCTCACGGTCCTGAGTCTCAAGTTCGTCTTCGAGATGCTGTTGTGCCAGAAGCTGGCGGAGCAGACTCGGGAGCTCTGGTTCGGCCTCATTACGTCCCCGGTCTTCATTCTCCTGCAGCTGCTCATGATCCGCGCCTGTCGGGTCAACTAG